CATGCACGGCCGGACAACCCCCCCATTCAGTCCTTGCCCGTCACCTTGGAAAGCGGGCCCAAAGGTCGTTTCTCTTCCCTAAGCCGGCGTccgggccgccgcagctgccagcgcccgacgcggctCGAGGCTCCACTCGAGAACGCACTGCCTGCCTCCCGGCAGAGCAAAAACAGATGACTGTGTAGACGATGCAcacgaggacgagggcggcaccggagaagcggcgggaGCTGAGCCGCCCGCTTGAAGGCGCGTCTGACTTTCCTCAGTTCTGTTCTCGCGCGGGAACGCggacaggcgcgcagcgtccTCATTCTGGAGCTGCTGCCTTTCGCCCCGTGCGGCCcgtccagctgctgcgcccctcgtcgcctcAGCATTTCCATTCTGTTCTTGATGTTCGCCGCTGCATTTCGCACGAGCCCGCCGGAgcgctcgtctctgcaggGCCGCAAATCGTTCTGCCCCAAAGCGCTGGAGGATCTCCTCCCGAGCCTCCCGAATCTCGtggggctgcatgcggctcaAAATATGAAGATTTTCGTTTTCAATCTCCGCAGCCAATGCCTTGCCCACCGCCCCAGGTCCTGAAACGCTCGTGCTGCCACGGTCGCTGAAGCTGCTTGCTGCCGTCGCACCGGTAGGCCCCGTTTTCGGTCGCAAGCCTCCTGGTGTGCCGGCGTTGTCGTCGGCCCCCCGACGACTGTGACATGGCAGGAGCGACCGATGGACTGCCTTCGGAAAACCGAAGGGAGCCTCTATAGCTGCGTTCGAAGGCAGAAAGGACAAaggcccgctgctgcctggcggATATGAGTCTGACGGTGGCGCAACGGAGGCCGCCTGAGGCGGACACGGAgcgggcgtcgcgtgcgcatcTGCAGAGGAAGTATTCTTTTCGATGACACTTCCGAGCACAAACCCCGAGAGTgcgctgtcttcctccgcttccctgATAGACAGCTGAGCTATTTCAGCATCTTGCAATCCACCGGCGAGCACCCCcaccccgcctccgctgcaggcgtctggCGGGCGTCTTACGGCTCTGCGTGTCGCACAGGGCCCTGCGAATGCACACACATTGTCAGCCGCTCCGACTTGTGAGACACTAGCAAAGAGCCGCGAAGGACAGGGCCAAAACGCACACAAAAAGCCCACCTAAAACCTCAGAGAGCTCCGAAGAAGCTGGGAAAACAAGCATCGCGTGAAACTGACCGGCCTTTGCCTGAGCCACAGAAAGGCGCATGACCTCTACTTCAagggagaaggcagacgcagaaggcacgCCGAGTTCGCGTCCCTTGGCTACAATCCAGGGGTTGCATGAACGCACAACCCGAGTGCGTAAAGACTGTGAAACACGCTGGAGGCTTTCCATGCTGCGTGCTGCTCAGTGCCGACGCTCCCGAAAAACAGAACATGTGCCCCGCCTACTTACCCGTGGCATCTTCACTGGCTGCAAAAGGATTGAGAGTGAGTCGAGTGCTTCTCTCAGGGGCGAAGAGCGAACAAGTCGGAGCTCCACCTAGCGCGCCCCTGTCGACAGAAAACGGGGAACaatctccgcggcgcctagAGGGCTCGTTAAGTCCATCGGAGCAGGGATCTCGAAGCGCACCGTGTGGGGAGGCGCACAGCCCAGACTCGTGACCTTCAGACGGGGGAAAGAAGGAGATTGAGCCTAGCGGCGTCGTAGACGCACTAAGTTTGAAGACGCTTGCCGGCCGACGACCAGGGCCTTCAGCACCAGGAGAGTCAGGAGACTCagggggcgacgaagacgacgcgctaACTGTGCGCTGTTTCCGGCATTTGGATGTGCCTCCCGAGGAGTCCCcacaggcaggcgcgcccgcctctgcagccgtgcTCTCCATCTTGGTGGTGTGAGACGCGCCGACAGGGCCACGACGCGACACCAGAAATGACGGGGAAAAGAGCCTACTTTGCTTGCGGAGTCatgcgcgccgacgccgcacaTTTGCCATTGACGCTACCGTAAACGATAGAGCtacgagagaggagacgaaccCAAGGGGTCCACGCCTCCGCAACGGGCAAGCAGCGAGAGCAGGGCACTCGATGAGTTGCGCACGCCACTGGCGCGGTGGAAAGGCAAGGCGCATGATAAAGAAACAAAACGGTTAAGGTACTAGCAACGGCAATGGTCGTCCCAGGAGACGAGACtgacggagaaaaaaaaaggcgagacgccCAACGAACAAGCCGCGACCAGCGCGTACGGCGGGTGGCTTTCCTTcgacagaagcagcaggGGGGGTCGAGCTGAGCACATGCAGTATCTGGGCACGAAATTCAAAGTCATACCACAAAATGGAAGGCATCAGCAGTGCTGTGTTGCTCTGTTATTCCAGGGATGAATGCCCGAGCCTatctcgctgctgtctcctaCCCAGCGCAGAACTCCGTGGCATCGGATCCAGCCGAACATAGTCCATTTACAGAACTTCTAAAGGCCACAGCTGTGTTCTCTGTTGGCCTCCACTTTCATACAAAGCCGGTTCCACATACTTTGTCCACAAGTTTCGTTTGCCACTGACGAACATAGTCCATTTACAGAACTTCTAAAGGCCACAGCTGTGTTCTCTGTTGGCCTCCACTTTCATACAAAGCCGGTTCCACATACTTTGTCCACAAGTTTCGTTTGCCACTGACGGTCCTGGAGTCTCGGCAGCGACGGAACTTGTTCGACTTTTCTCAGTCCGACACGCGGAGGCTTCCTCATTGCAAAGACTTCGTCCCGCGgttgcatgcacgcatttgcgcggctcgcgtccgcgtcaaccgtgcctctctctcttccttcgGCCTAGCCCACGGTTTTCCTCAGCTCTGGTGTCACTCTGTGAATTCCATGATCGTAGACGGGTaggtgcagcagcggcgccagccacaACGCCGTCAACAACGCAAGAAGAAAACTCCTCGCTGTTCTTTCACGCGCCACTTTCAGCCATGTGGGGGCAGGAAAGCAAGTTACACACACTAGCGCTTTACGACTTCAGCcctttagggtttagggtcagCTACCGCTCGCAAATTTTTCCGAATAATTATGCATAAACGTGAGGAATGTGTGGTCGAATCACCACGATCACGCCCCTTGCGATATAACAACTGGACTTTCAGCGCCCCCTCAGAGCGTTCGTCGCCGATATAAAAGGCGCCACTGCATCACGTGTTTGAGAGGGGGACAGCTGAGACAGGTGAGGGGTGCTACAACTCAAATACACTGCGAAACAGCGTCGGTCATGCAAGCGTGCTACAGCACATCAGAGTCTGACTATTCGATTCGGTGACCTGAAGTCGCCAGCAGACGAGTGCACGCTCCAAGTGTCATGTATGCATCTGCTCAGGCAGCGTTCGTGGTTGACTCCCTGGCACTGGGCGAGGTACCAATGACGAGTGCCACTCGCACGCACGATTCTGATGTGTTTTGCGCGGGACTCTGGAAGCGTTTTTGAAACAAGATAAAACCATCGAGTGCGTTGCATCTATCGCGCTAATCTTGCTTACGAGATACAGGCGCAAGTCCCTGTcggagaagagagccgcCACGATCTATCGCGTTTTCGACAAAAATAGGTACTCaaggcagcgaagccgcACACAGTCATCCGCATTCTCCATATATCTAATGGCGACCCTGAAcacggcggaggctgaggcgcccCCCGGGGTGCGAGTGTGGGGCAGGGCACCTCTGACGCAGAGAGATGCCCTCGGGCATTGTGACGGGCTCTGTCTCAGCAGAACACTTAAGACGCAGCCGAGGTCAGCGTTTCTCTGCGAGACAGCGCGTGATTGGCTGCTGTTCGTTTTTTGTCCATGAGAAGACACAAGTGACAGACAGGGGCCGTATGCCGTACACACAGTCAACGCTTTGTGGGGAAAGCTGTCTGGCTGGCCAAGCGGCAACAAAAATGAGACGCGCAGGTGTCTTCAGCAAAACCAGCTCGCAGTTGTGGGCTCTGCTCTGAGACACAGCGACAGGCGCCAAGCAGCCCCGGCCGCAGGACGCCAACTGCCCTTTCATTTGTAAAGCTTTTCCAAGTGCTAGTTGTAGAGATACTTCTGACTGGATGACCGCTTGCGTCCGACTTTGAAAATGGTGTTTGACCCAAAACGCGCCAGAAAGGCGTCATGCCGTGTGTGGCTAGCTCTAGCTGCACTGGGCACTGTCTTGGGGTGCACAAGGGGGTGAGCGTGCATTTAAGCTCGCAGTTCGGTCACCTGCTCGCTTCAGCGGTGACCTCAAGAAGAAGCCACGTGACCGCGGGATCGGTTGCACCAGGGGAGGACGATCCCCACGTCGGGAGCTCCTTCACTGAGTCCTCTCCTTTAGAAGACACCCCGGCCAGTAGTGAGCGAACCCATCCCCGTTTGCTCTTTGAGAGGACTCGCAGGCAACTGGATCTAGGCACTGGAAATGCCAGAGACACGCATGTGGCGGTGGACGCCCCGCCTCGTGCACTAGCTTCTTATGGCCACAGTCTGCTTCAGCACTCGCGGGGGCCGCAAGAACTGTTGGGCGCCATGTGTCTGGAGCGTCCGGGCGGCTCGCCCACTTCAGGGGATCGCGATTAGAGGAACCAGGTTCTTCGTCGGATGCGAGTTTTGCAGACCTGGGTCAACCAGAGGGAGCTGACCTCGCGCTGGTTCATGGCATAGAGCCAGGGGACTCCATTGTCAAGCACCTTTTGACACTGGTATCGAAGCAAATCCACCCAGTCGATCGCCAGGCGGGGGCATTCAGGACACTGGACAAAGGGCTCTCCGCTACGTTCTGGCCACAGGACGTGACCGTGGAAGTGGTCTCGGTGCGGACGGGAGCGCCACGGCGGCTCCGAAGGGGGCCCGTCTTCGGCAGGGGCGACTTCGGGATGGTGTTCACGGCTTCCGACGTGGACACCGGAGCAGAGTTCGCCGCAAAAGTTCCTATTGCTCTCCGCGAGCCTTTCAAGATGTCACAAGAGGATGTGATGGCAGAGGGTCGTTTAACTGATGCGTTCGCCACGGTCAAAGACCCAAGGGAAGCTCAAGCCGTTCTTCGATTCTTGGTCCCCACCGACATGGTGCAGTTTCCAAACAAGGAGACCTTCGCTGTCGCTATCCCTGGCTCGCGAACGTTGATCGGAAATGTTTTCTTCTTGATGCCGAAGGCCTATACAGACCTTCAAGATGTTATCAACGCAATGTGTGATCCTGCCGTACGGGACAGCGACATCGTGTACCATGCCCGCCTACAGCTATCCTATGATCTAATACGGCTGGTGGCCAATCTCCAACGCCAAGGAGTCGTGCATGGTGACTTCAGAGAGGCTAATCTTCTGGTGATGAAAGACGGGCGTCTGTTTCTGGCTGATTTTGGCTCAATGCGCAAGGAAGGGCAAAAAACCCATCGCGGAGACTCGCTAACCGCACACATCAAAGATGAGGTTATGGAACTCGGATCGGTGTTAACGAATCTATGGGGCATAGAGTTGGGCTACTTCCTAGCACTCGAGCACAGTCCAAACAAACCGATGGAAACAtgcggcccgccgcctccccagtACATGGTACGCCTGATAAAAGAATTTCACAGTAGTTGGCCCGCCAAGCCGCTGCTTCCAGTGGAAGCGCTGGAGACTCCTGGAGCGAAGCAACTCGTAGAAGAGATAAACAGCTTCCTGCCACTCTAtaaagaggagacgagaacGTGACTCGGAGTCGACAGAGGACTACATCTCAGGTGATGCTCGGCGAGATCCGGGTCAATCCGGGTACACGCAGGACGACGTCCCATCGGTATCTCGTGGCGCAGTGC
The genomic region above belongs to Besnoitia besnoiti strain Bb-Ger1 chromosome Unknown contig00107, whole genome shotgun sequence and contains:
- a CDS encoding RPAP1 family protein (encoded by transcript BESB_015650), coding for MESTAAEAGAPACGDSSGGTSKCRKQRTVSASSSSPPESPDSPGAEGPGRRPASVFKLSASTTPLGSISFFPPSEGHESGLCASPHGALRDPCSDGLNEPSRRRGDCSPFSVDRGALGGAPTCSLFAPERSTRLTLNPFAASEDATAKGRELGVPSASAFSLEVEVMRLSVAQAKAGQFHAMLVFPASSELSEVLGPCATRRAVRRPPDACSGGGVGVLAGGLQDAEIAQLSIREAEEDSALSGFVLGSVIEKNTSSADAHATPAPCPPQAASVAPPSDSYPPGSSGPLSFLPSNAAIEAPFGFPKAVHRSLLPCHSRRGADDNAGTPGGLRPKTGPTGATAASSFSDRGSTSVSGPGAVGKALAAEIENENLHILSRMQPHEIREAREEILQRFGAERFAALQRRALRRARAKCSGEHQEQNGNAEATRGAAAGRAARGERQQLQNEDAARLSAFPRENRTEESQTRLQAGGSAPAASPVPPSSSCASSTQSSVFALPGGRQCVLEWSLEPRRALAAAAARTPA
- a CDS encoding rhoptry protein ROP18 (encoded by transcript BESB_015660), which gives rise to MVFDPKRARKASCRVWLALAALGTVLGCTRGGSRLEEPGSSSDASFADLGQPEGADLALVHGIEPGDSIVKHLLTLVSKQIHPVDRQAGAFRTLDKGLSATFWPQDVTVEVVSVRTGAPRRLRRGPVFGRGDFGMVFTASDVDTGAEFAAKVPIALREPFKMSQEDVMAEGRLTDAFATVKDPREAQAVLRFLVPTDMVQFPNKETFAVAIPGSRTLIGNVFFLMPKAYTDLQDVINAMCDPAVRDSDIVYHARLQLSYDLIRLVANLQRQGVVHGDFREANLLVMKDGRLFLADFGSMRKEGQKTHRGDSLTAHIKDEVMELGSVLTNLWGIELGYFLALEHSPNKPMETCGPPPPQYMVRLIKEFHSSWPAKPLLPVEALETPGAKQLVEEINSFLPLYKEETRT